Proteins co-encoded in one Maylandia zebra isolate NMK-2024a linkage group LG16, Mzebra_GT3a, whole genome shotgun sequence genomic window:
- the akap11 gene encoding A-kinase anchor protein 11 isoform X2 → MDACARIRGVPIRSRSSVRKETVRDSGAQNVKSLFRNKKELCGIGLELPARDATRLTEIHFVCLPDVSEGEDVTQQALSSLSGGLCELLRSLHVHSIKNDEVLLLKDSRRLPEHKDAGPQYWLKTVCVLRNSSSTNVYPQASVPTLVGLLGCYMAGLRYTLELQALQRGAAEPNQPDEDDTNQSVSSIEDDFVTALEHLEEDDTADNTSAAPFSHFKRRDVASQTVPAHKRKKELSGSRVIISSSSKKYSAKHRSGPDVSVTVQRSSGVESQWTYCSPGARLPSPLIHVSESEESDCSSPSPIIFLDEVGYQKSLLAKLDIPQVPGGPRERVEDSDSEVSEFFDSFDQFDDLDELNSESCTLTLPLDAISVPAAQKEADESGISTSSLKYVSRGCSTKGMNPHRFDQPTLPANVKKPTPLKPGSPYSIPSEVPDSPRPVQTPSEENGGPLFSPLSSSAFSPLVDSSGPLEYFWNTEADGQDDSELRKPQDLCSLYKTYSDFASSLSKEILGSVCGYQSAVDISDNKNLSCVCHKEFKNPSGYLMKLSEIQETVTVAKLQKKSQSLKDGIQRFASDLVEMSLGSALRDLQKGVSSCTTTLCHLAARLTSSVFQMAFHEIGMRRAYVLKERAINGLATFLVGEAVSAALKEFLTVKKQIFHSTVSRFAADLAEELVFEGIMEVCQFSHPSTPLTPSDWSFGHGQEEEEEEVVVSSYASDLSESVIQEAFIELSQADVAFTSQAAISVSVDNICYVSADNTCTHTCSTFANQQVLSVAVPAEDASCTVKKALFTVSGMASCIPVPQAGHALSNLQDSEETTQQRSSLSHTPPTSPKRSTVSSSDNATSPLTALYSHGTQTSLPAGEPSQKQSSFQNFSGNMVDMIVTEACELITASKMKKGLGDCADFLTKTIRSRRDSYDALDSPSKQGVVRESFRYDYTDSGHVRLGGPMGQENNPPISFQTGTLNQGSYRCERGPRTRGVSETHPVMNTLEVPGNETGGQRRISATVDDSAPNSGQKSAATPGTPPSTPQQPSEVSKERQIKQFSKKLKSKLAKEFSPATPPPTPHYQPELGPGPKDTIPDADKAEFMLKLMRSLSEEADGNEEEEEEEPAEEGGVGVINTCSERGGGRHTPSPMCARVMSNKEALHYAERLACHIVSMATEMDTLGGAEEEQGEMNQGSEKRRDSVAQFSEQTLNSLWVYAGEVAGEVISDVKRMVSSGQQCPYHRALRRRSWDRSSSECLHYHHRHHSQPGTDQSRDWRLGRLAEQWSNDMIASVSQSSTSASSTVSSSSSGLSSEYPSCESVTDEYASYLIRVLKKEGGSRELVLDQYASRLAYRSIKLGLAHASRKIKQRSSSARLRSSKSLPDEWKSSCSSKTSSAKDRTEMDRNTQCCCRDSEEQSKREYMDLVHFAESLAYNITCDVTRKLHLSSVRLPKSFTDSCLYKKSKLEDMAENLIRNSFSCPVLSKEGKSKHYHSTGSLYDQGYSSKVMQVIEHYARKIVDDTLKISVASVGHSSREHQDHDRHTHTQRLSEGPVLVRAMGERPCCCCQVQECPYCSKHSRHHYQPVLQRRKRGGDCQARVLSSLEIPKIHIDLDHRVAFAEEMVSMAMDTAKRELSNTSLNADSGIGHDGTSYAESLTAEIMTSALSNICQAALTSASGRETTESTVSQQLSVGDDSLGSWSNLSFEDEHPDDNSSFLHLSDSNGNSSSWSSLGLEGEACEEHLSFSPSDSDNTEDKEAEVKEESSGTLCVDRTQVQTPRTVLVIANSDVRDPGSGPKHVTLDPQLRSMLQWLAASMADIPQIQLSPDRELQQLPAVVQRLRERKWKVGELLHMLLRYCDVSHSQPEAREEALEASKEPHCISLFQWLLERT, encoded by the exons ATGGATGCCTGTGCCCGTATTCGAGGAGTCCCAATCAGGTCCAGATCCTCAGTGCGGAAAGAG ACTGTGCGAGACAGTGGGGCGCAGAATGTGAAGAGCCTCTTCAGGAATAAAAAGGAGCTCTGTGGCATTGGTTTAGAGCTGCCAGCAAGAGACGCCACCAGGCTGACAGAG ATTCACTTTGTGTGTCTGCCTGATGTAAGTGAAGGAGAAGATGTCACCCAGCAG gctctgtcttctctgtcagGGGGGCTGTGTGAGCTTCTCAGGTCCCTCCACGTCCACAGCATTAAGAACGATGAAGTCCTGCTGCTCAAAGACTCTCGCAGGCTGCCAGAGCACAAGGATGCCGGACCTCAG TATTGGTTAAAGACAGTGTGTGTTCTGAGGAATAGTTCCAGCACCAACGTTTACCCTCAAGCCAGTGTTCCAACTTTGGTGGGCCTGCTGGGGTGCTACATGGCAGGTCTCCGCTATACGCTGGAGCTTCAGGCTCTTCAGAGGGGCGCAGCTGAGCCCAACCAGCCAGACGAAGACGACACCAACCAGTCGGTCTCATCAATCGAGGATGACTTTGTCACAGCTCTAGAACATCTGGAGGAGGACGACACAGCAGACAATACCT CTGCAGCTCCATTTAGTCATTTTAAAAGGCGTGATGTGGCTTCACAGACAGTCCCAGCCcacaagagaaaaaaggaaTTATCAGGCTCCCGCGTTATCATAAGCTCGTCTTCGAAGAAGTATTCAGCCAAACACAGATCTGGTCCTGACGTATCTGTCACAGTGCAGAGGTCATCGGGTGTGGAATCCCAGTGGACTTACTGCAGTCCTGGAGCTCGTCTCCCCTCACCTTTGATTCATGTCAGTGAATCAGAAGAGTCAGACTGTTCCAGCCCCAGCCCTATCATTTTCCTGGATGAAGTGGGCTACCAGAAGAGCCTGCTGGCCAAACTGGACATTCCTCAAGTGCCAGGGGGGCCCAGAGAGCGAGTTGAAGACTCAGATTCCGAAGTTAGTGAGTTTTTTGACAGCTTTGACCAGTTTGATGATCTGGATGAGCTCAACTCTGAGAGCTGTACTCTTACTCTGCCTCTGGATGCGATTAGTGTCCCAGCAGCACAGAAAGAGGCTGATGAATCTGGCATAAGTACATCatctttaaaatatgtttctagGGGCTGCTCAACCAAGGGAATGAATCCTCACCGCTTTGATCAGCCCACTCTCCCAGCCAATGTGAAAAAACCCACGCCCCTGAAACCAGGCTCTCCTTACTCAATTCCCTCTGAGGTGCCGGATTCCCCTCGGCCTGTACAGACTCCCTCTGAGGAGAACGGTGGTCCCCTCTTCAGTCCTTTGAGCTCCTCTGCCTTCAGTCCCCTGGTGGACTCCAGCGGGCCACTGGAATACTTCTGGAATACAGAGGCAGATGGACAAGATGACTCTGAGCTACGCAAACCTCAGGATCTCTGTTCTTTGTATAAGACCTACTCAGACTTTGCTAGCAGTCTGTCCAAAGAAATTCTCGGATCTGTCTGTGGCTACCAGTCTGCTGTCGACATCAGTGACAACAAGAATCTCTCCTGTGTCTGCCACAAGGAATTTAAGAACCCTTCAGGATACCTGATGAAACTCTCAGAAATACAGGAGACTGTGACGGTGGCCAAGCTGCAGAAGAAATCCCAGTCTCTGAAAGATGGTATTCAGAGGTTTGCCAGTGACCTTGTGGAAATGAGCTTGGGCAGCGCTTTGCGAGACCTCCAAAAAGGGGTGTCCTCCTGCACCACCACCTTGTGCCACCTAGCTGCTCGACTTACCTCCTCAGTATTTCAAATGGCCTTCCATGAGATTGGCATGCGACGTGCATATGTACTGAAGGAGCGGGCAATCAACGGGCTGGCCACTTTCCTGGTTGGAGAGGCCGTGTCCGCAGCGCTCAAAGAGTTCCTGACTGTGAAGAAGCAGATTTTCCACAGCACTGTATCACGCTTTGCTGCTGATCTGGCTGAAGAGCTTGTTTTTGAAGGTATAATGGAAGTATGTCAGTTCTCCCACCCCTCAACGCCTCTCACCCCAAGTGATTGGTCTTTTGGCCATGggcaagaggaagaagaggaggaggtggtggtgtcCTCCTATGCTTCAGACCTTTCTGAGTCTGTCATCCAGGAGGCCTTCATAGAGCTCTCTCAGGCAGATGTTGCCTTCACAAGCCAAGCAGCTATAAGTGTGTCTGTGGACAACATCTGTTATGTCAGTGCAGATAACACCTGCACTCATACCTGCAGCACCTTTGCTAACCAGCAGGTTTTAAGTGTAGCGGTCCCAGCGGAGGATGCTTCTTGTACTGTGAAGAAAGCCCTGTTCACTGTATCAGGAATGGCCAGCTGTATTCCTGTGCCCCAAGCAGGGCACGCCCTCTCCAACCTCCAGGATTCCGAGGAGACCACTCAGCAGAGGTCTAGCTTGTCACATACCCCACCGACCAGCCCCAAAAGATCAACTGTGTCATCCTCTGACAATGCCACGTCTCCACTAACGGCCCTTTACAGTCATGGAACTCAGACCTCTCTACCAGCAGGAGAGCCCTCCCAAAAACAGTCTTCATTCCAAAACTTCTCTGGCAACATGGTGGATATGATAGTAACTGAGGCTTGTGAGCTAATAACTGCCTCTAAAATGAAGAAGGGTTTGGGCGACTGTGCTGACTTCCTCACAAAGACAATCAGGAGCCGCAGGGACTCTTACGATGCTCTGGATTCCCCTTCAAAGCAAGGAGTTGTCAGGGAAAGTTTTAGATATGACTATACAGATTCTGGGCATGTTAGGCTAGGTGGCCCTATGGGACAAGAAAATAATCCTCCCATTTCCTTTCAGACAGGCACTCTAAACCAGGGGAGTTACCGATGTGAGCGAGGCCCCAGGACCAGGGGTGTGTCTGAAACACATCCTGTGATGAATACTTTGGAAGTGCCGGGTAATGAGACGGGTGGACAAAGGAGGATATCCGCTACTGTGGATGATTCAGCTCCAAACTCTGGACAGAAGTCTGCTGCGACTCCTGGTACTCCTCCGTCCACCCCCCAGCAGCCCAGTGAGGTGTCCAAGGAGAGACAGATAAAGCAGTTCTCCAAAAAGCTGAAAAGCAAGCTGGCTAAAGAATTTTCCCCTGCAACACCACCTCCAACCCCTCACTATCAGCCTGAGCTGGGCCCGGGACCAAAAGACACCATCCCAGATGCAGACAAGGCAGAGTTTATGCTCAAACtgatgagatctctctctgagGAGGCTGATGGaaatgaggaagaagaggaggaagaaccgGCAGAAGAAGGCGGTGTTGGAGTCATTAACACATGTTCAGAGAGAGGGGGCGGCCGACACACACCCAGCCCGATGTGCGCTCGTGTAATGTCCAACAAGGAAGCTCTCCACTATGCTGAGCGGTTGGCGTGCCACATAGTCTCGATGGCAACAGAGATGGACACCCTAGGAGGGGCGGAAGAGGAGCAGGGAGAGATGAACCAGGGCAGTGAGAAGAGGAGAGacagtgtggctcagttttcaGAGCAGACCCTCAACTCATTGTGGGTGTATGCAGGAGAAGTGGCGGGAGAGGTAATTAGTGATGTGAAGAGGATGGTGAGCTCTGGACAGCAGTGCCCGTATCACAGAGCTCTCAGAAGAAGAAGCTGGGACAGATCTAGCTCCGAATGTTTGCATTACCACCACAGACATCACTCTCAACCCGGTACAGATCAGAGCAGAGACTGGAGGTTAGGAAGGCTGGCTGAGCAGTGGTCCAATGACATGATTGCCTCGGTCTCCCAGTCTTCCACCTCTGCTTCGAGCACTGTGTCTAGCTCCAGCTCTGGTCTATCCTCTGAGTATCCCAGCTGTGAGAGCGTGACAGATGAGTATGCCAGCTACCTCATTAGGGTGCTGAAAAAGGAAGGGGGGAGTAGGGAGTTAGTCCTGGACCAGTATGCAAGCCGTTTGGCTTATCGTTCTATAAAACTTGGCTTGGCTCACGCCAGTCGTAAAATAAAGCAGAGATCCTCTAGTGCACGTCTTCGTTCCTCTAAGTCTCTGCCAGATGAATGGAAATCGTCTTGTAGTAGTAAAACGTCATCAGCCAAGGATCGAACAGAGATGGATAGAAACACCCAGTGTTGTTGCAGGGACtctgaagagcagagtaagagGGAGTACATGGATCTAGTCCACTTTGCTGAATCTTTAGCATATAATATCACCTGTGATGTCACACGCAAGCTCCATCTCTCCTCTGTACGGCTGCCAAAGTCTTTCACTGACTCCTGTCTTTATaaaaaatccaaactggaagacATGGCAGAGAATCTCATCAGGAACTCCTTCTCCTGCCCTGTGTTATCCAAGGAGGGTAAGAGCAAGCACTACCACAGCACAGGGAGTCTCTACGATCAAGGTTACAGTAGCAAGGTGATGCAAGTCATTGAGCATTATGCCAGGAAAATAGTGGATGACACGCTGAAGATAAGCGTGGCTTCAGTTGGCCATTCATCACGGGAGCACCAAGACCAtgacagacacactcacacacagaggttGTCTGAGGGCCCAGTTCTGGTCCGGGCAATGGGGGAGAGGCCATGTTGTTGCTGTCAAGTCCAGGAGTGTCCATACTGCAGCAAGCACAGCAGGCACCACTACCAACCTGTGCTGCAGAGGAGGAAAAGGGGAGGAGACTGTCAAGCAAGAGTGCTCTCTAGTCTGGAGATTCCAAAAATCCACATCGACCTGGACCACAGGGTGGCATTTGCAGAGGAGATGGTGTCCATGGCAATGGATACAGCAAAGCGCGAGCTGAGCAACACCAGCCTTAATGCTGACAGCGGGATCGGCCATGATGGCACCAGCTACGCCGAGAGCCTCACTGCTGAGATCATGACATCAGCCCTGTCCAACATATGCCAGGCTGCCCTTACCAG TGCTTCGGGTAGGGAAACCACTGAGTCCACTGTATCCCAGCAGCTGAGTGTTGGAGATGACAGCCTGGGAAGCTGGTCTAACCTGAGCTTTGAAGATGAGCACCCAGATGATAACAGCAGCTTCCTCCACCTCAGCGACAG
- the akap11 gene encoding A-kinase anchor protein 11 isoform X1 → MDACARIRGVPIRSRSSVRKETVRDSGAQNVKSLFRNKKELCGIGLELPARDATRLTEIHFVCLPDVSEGEDVTQQALSSLSGGLCELLRSLHVHSIKNDEVLLLKDSRRLPEHKDAGPQYWLKTVCVLRNSSSTNVYPQASVPTLVGLLGCYMAGLRYTLELQALQRGAAEPNQPDEDDTNQSVSSIEDDFVTALEHLEEDDTADNTSAAPFSHFKRRDVASQTVPAHKRKKELSGSRVIISSSSKKYSAKHRSGPDVSVTVQRSSGVESQWTYCSPGARLPSPLIHVSESEESDCSSPSPIIFLDEVGYQKSLLAKLDIPQVPGGPRERVEDSDSEVSEFFDSFDQFDDLDELNSESCTLTLPLDAISVPAAQKEADESGISTSSLKYVSRGCSTKGMNPHRFDQPTLPANVKKPTPLKPGSPYSIPSEVPDSPRPVQTPSEENGGPLFSPLSSSAFSPLVDSSGPLEYFWNTEADGQDDSELRKPQDLCSLYKTYSDFASSLSKEILGSVCGYQSAVDISDNKNLSCVCHKEFKNPSGYLMKLSEIQETVTVAKLQKKSQSLKDGIQRFASDLVEMSLGSALRDLQKGVSSCTTTLCHLAARLTSSVFQMAFHEIGMRRAYVLKERAINGLATFLVGEAVSAALKEFLTVKKQIFHSTVSRFAADLAEELVFEGIMEVCQFSHPSTPLTPSDWSFGHGQEEEEEEVVVSSYASDLSESVIQEAFIELSQADVAFTSQAAISVSVDNICYVSADNTCTHTCSTFANQQVLSVAVPAEDASCTVKKALFTVSGMASCIPVPQAGHALSNLQDSEETTQQRSSLSHTPPTSPKRSTVSSSDNATSPLTALYSHGTQTSLPAGEPSQKQSSFQNFSGNMVDMIVTEACELITASKMKKGLGDCADFLTKTIRSRRDSYDALDSPSKQGVVRESFRYDYTDSGHVRLGGPMGQENNPPISFQTGTLNQGSYRCERGPRTRGVSETHPVMNTLEVPGNETGGQRRISATVDDSAPNSGQKSAATPGTPPSTPQQPSEVSKERQIKQFSKKLKSKLAKEFSPATPPPTPHYQPELGPGPKDTIPDADKAEFMLKLMRSLSEEADGNEEEEEEEPAEEGGVGVINTCSERGGGRHTPSPMCARVMSNKEALHYAERLACHIVSMATEMDTLGGAEEEQGEMNQGSEKRRDSVAQFSEQTLNSLWVYAGEVAGEVISDVKRMVSSGQQCPYHRALRRRSWDRSSSECLHYHHRHHSQPGTDQSRDWRLGRLAEQWSNDMIASVSQSSTSASSTVSSSSSGLSSEYPSCESVTDEYASYLIRVLKKEGGSRELVLDQYASRLAYRSIKLGLAHASRKIKQRSSSARLRSSKSLPDEWKSSCSSKTSSAKDRTEMDRNTQCCCRDSEEQSKREYMDLVHFAESLAYNITCDVTRKLHLSSVRLPKSFTDSCLYKKSKLEDMAENLIRNSFSCPVLSKEGKSKHYHSTGSLYDQGYSSKVMQVIEHYARKIVDDTLKISVASVGHSSREHQDHDRHTHTQRLSEGPVLVRAMGERPCCCCQVQECPYCSKHSRHHYQPVLQRRKRGGDCQARVLSSLEIPKIHIDLDHRVAFAEEMVSMAMDTAKRELSNTSLNADSGIGHDGTSYAESLTAEIMTSALSNICQAALTSASGRETTESTVSQQLSVGDDSLGSWSNLSFEDEHPDDNSSFLHLSDSSNGNSSSWSSLGLEGEACEEHLSFSPSDSDNTEDKEAEVKEESSGTLCVDRTQVQTPRTVLVIANSDVRDPGSGPKHVTLDPQLRSMLQWLAASMADIPQIQLSPDRELQQLPAVVQRLRERKWKVGELLHMLLRYCDVSHSQPEAREEALEASKEPHCISLFQWLLERT, encoded by the exons ATGGATGCCTGTGCCCGTATTCGAGGAGTCCCAATCAGGTCCAGATCCTCAGTGCGGAAAGAG ACTGTGCGAGACAGTGGGGCGCAGAATGTGAAGAGCCTCTTCAGGAATAAAAAGGAGCTCTGTGGCATTGGTTTAGAGCTGCCAGCAAGAGACGCCACCAGGCTGACAGAG ATTCACTTTGTGTGTCTGCCTGATGTAAGTGAAGGAGAAGATGTCACCCAGCAG gctctgtcttctctgtcagGGGGGCTGTGTGAGCTTCTCAGGTCCCTCCACGTCCACAGCATTAAGAACGATGAAGTCCTGCTGCTCAAAGACTCTCGCAGGCTGCCAGAGCACAAGGATGCCGGACCTCAG TATTGGTTAAAGACAGTGTGTGTTCTGAGGAATAGTTCCAGCACCAACGTTTACCCTCAAGCCAGTGTTCCAACTTTGGTGGGCCTGCTGGGGTGCTACATGGCAGGTCTCCGCTATACGCTGGAGCTTCAGGCTCTTCAGAGGGGCGCAGCTGAGCCCAACCAGCCAGACGAAGACGACACCAACCAGTCGGTCTCATCAATCGAGGATGACTTTGTCACAGCTCTAGAACATCTGGAGGAGGACGACACAGCAGACAATACCT CTGCAGCTCCATTTAGTCATTTTAAAAGGCGTGATGTGGCTTCACAGACAGTCCCAGCCcacaagagaaaaaaggaaTTATCAGGCTCCCGCGTTATCATAAGCTCGTCTTCGAAGAAGTATTCAGCCAAACACAGATCTGGTCCTGACGTATCTGTCACAGTGCAGAGGTCATCGGGTGTGGAATCCCAGTGGACTTACTGCAGTCCTGGAGCTCGTCTCCCCTCACCTTTGATTCATGTCAGTGAATCAGAAGAGTCAGACTGTTCCAGCCCCAGCCCTATCATTTTCCTGGATGAAGTGGGCTACCAGAAGAGCCTGCTGGCCAAACTGGACATTCCTCAAGTGCCAGGGGGGCCCAGAGAGCGAGTTGAAGACTCAGATTCCGAAGTTAGTGAGTTTTTTGACAGCTTTGACCAGTTTGATGATCTGGATGAGCTCAACTCTGAGAGCTGTACTCTTACTCTGCCTCTGGATGCGATTAGTGTCCCAGCAGCACAGAAAGAGGCTGATGAATCTGGCATAAGTACATCatctttaaaatatgtttctagGGGCTGCTCAACCAAGGGAATGAATCCTCACCGCTTTGATCAGCCCACTCTCCCAGCCAATGTGAAAAAACCCACGCCCCTGAAACCAGGCTCTCCTTACTCAATTCCCTCTGAGGTGCCGGATTCCCCTCGGCCTGTACAGACTCCCTCTGAGGAGAACGGTGGTCCCCTCTTCAGTCCTTTGAGCTCCTCTGCCTTCAGTCCCCTGGTGGACTCCAGCGGGCCACTGGAATACTTCTGGAATACAGAGGCAGATGGACAAGATGACTCTGAGCTACGCAAACCTCAGGATCTCTGTTCTTTGTATAAGACCTACTCAGACTTTGCTAGCAGTCTGTCCAAAGAAATTCTCGGATCTGTCTGTGGCTACCAGTCTGCTGTCGACATCAGTGACAACAAGAATCTCTCCTGTGTCTGCCACAAGGAATTTAAGAACCCTTCAGGATACCTGATGAAACTCTCAGAAATACAGGAGACTGTGACGGTGGCCAAGCTGCAGAAGAAATCCCAGTCTCTGAAAGATGGTATTCAGAGGTTTGCCAGTGACCTTGTGGAAATGAGCTTGGGCAGCGCTTTGCGAGACCTCCAAAAAGGGGTGTCCTCCTGCACCACCACCTTGTGCCACCTAGCTGCTCGACTTACCTCCTCAGTATTTCAAATGGCCTTCCATGAGATTGGCATGCGACGTGCATATGTACTGAAGGAGCGGGCAATCAACGGGCTGGCCACTTTCCTGGTTGGAGAGGCCGTGTCCGCAGCGCTCAAAGAGTTCCTGACTGTGAAGAAGCAGATTTTCCACAGCACTGTATCACGCTTTGCTGCTGATCTGGCTGAAGAGCTTGTTTTTGAAGGTATAATGGAAGTATGTCAGTTCTCCCACCCCTCAACGCCTCTCACCCCAAGTGATTGGTCTTTTGGCCATGggcaagaggaagaagaggaggaggtggtggtgtcCTCCTATGCTTCAGACCTTTCTGAGTCTGTCATCCAGGAGGCCTTCATAGAGCTCTCTCAGGCAGATGTTGCCTTCACAAGCCAAGCAGCTATAAGTGTGTCTGTGGACAACATCTGTTATGTCAGTGCAGATAACACCTGCACTCATACCTGCAGCACCTTTGCTAACCAGCAGGTTTTAAGTGTAGCGGTCCCAGCGGAGGATGCTTCTTGTACTGTGAAGAAAGCCCTGTTCACTGTATCAGGAATGGCCAGCTGTATTCCTGTGCCCCAAGCAGGGCACGCCCTCTCCAACCTCCAGGATTCCGAGGAGACCACTCAGCAGAGGTCTAGCTTGTCACATACCCCACCGACCAGCCCCAAAAGATCAACTGTGTCATCCTCTGACAATGCCACGTCTCCACTAACGGCCCTTTACAGTCATGGAACTCAGACCTCTCTACCAGCAGGAGAGCCCTCCCAAAAACAGTCTTCATTCCAAAACTTCTCTGGCAACATGGTGGATATGATAGTAACTGAGGCTTGTGAGCTAATAACTGCCTCTAAAATGAAGAAGGGTTTGGGCGACTGTGCTGACTTCCTCACAAAGACAATCAGGAGCCGCAGGGACTCTTACGATGCTCTGGATTCCCCTTCAAAGCAAGGAGTTGTCAGGGAAAGTTTTAGATATGACTATACAGATTCTGGGCATGTTAGGCTAGGTGGCCCTATGGGACAAGAAAATAATCCTCCCATTTCCTTTCAGACAGGCACTCTAAACCAGGGGAGTTACCGATGTGAGCGAGGCCCCAGGACCAGGGGTGTGTCTGAAACACATCCTGTGATGAATACTTTGGAAGTGCCGGGTAATGAGACGGGTGGACAAAGGAGGATATCCGCTACTGTGGATGATTCAGCTCCAAACTCTGGACAGAAGTCTGCTGCGACTCCTGGTACTCCTCCGTCCACCCCCCAGCAGCCCAGTGAGGTGTCCAAGGAGAGACAGATAAAGCAGTTCTCCAAAAAGCTGAAAAGCAAGCTGGCTAAAGAATTTTCCCCTGCAACACCACCTCCAACCCCTCACTATCAGCCTGAGCTGGGCCCGGGACCAAAAGACACCATCCCAGATGCAGACAAGGCAGAGTTTATGCTCAAACtgatgagatctctctctgagGAGGCTGATGGaaatgaggaagaagaggaggaagaaccgGCAGAAGAAGGCGGTGTTGGAGTCATTAACACATGTTCAGAGAGAGGGGGCGGCCGACACACACCCAGCCCGATGTGCGCTCGTGTAATGTCCAACAAGGAAGCTCTCCACTATGCTGAGCGGTTGGCGTGCCACATAGTCTCGATGGCAACAGAGATGGACACCCTAGGAGGGGCGGAAGAGGAGCAGGGAGAGATGAACCAGGGCAGTGAGAAGAGGAGAGacagtgtggctcagttttcaGAGCAGACCCTCAACTCATTGTGGGTGTATGCAGGAGAAGTGGCGGGAGAGGTAATTAGTGATGTGAAGAGGATGGTGAGCTCTGGACAGCAGTGCCCGTATCACAGAGCTCTCAGAAGAAGAAGCTGGGACAGATCTAGCTCCGAATGTTTGCATTACCACCACAGACATCACTCTCAACCCGGTACAGATCAGAGCAGAGACTGGAGGTTAGGAAGGCTGGCTGAGCAGTGGTCCAATGACATGATTGCCTCGGTCTCCCAGTCTTCCACCTCTGCTTCGAGCACTGTGTCTAGCTCCAGCTCTGGTCTATCCTCTGAGTATCCCAGCTGTGAGAGCGTGACAGATGAGTATGCCAGCTACCTCATTAGGGTGCTGAAAAAGGAAGGGGGGAGTAGGGAGTTAGTCCTGGACCAGTATGCAAGCCGTTTGGCTTATCGTTCTATAAAACTTGGCTTGGCTCACGCCAGTCGTAAAATAAAGCAGAGATCCTCTAGTGCACGTCTTCGTTCCTCTAAGTCTCTGCCAGATGAATGGAAATCGTCTTGTAGTAGTAAAACGTCATCAGCCAAGGATCGAACAGAGATGGATAGAAACACCCAGTGTTGTTGCAGGGACtctgaagagcagagtaagagGGAGTACATGGATCTAGTCCACTTTGCTGAATCTTTAGCATATAATATCACCTGTGATGTCACACGCAAGCTCCATCTCTCCTCTGTACGGCTGCCAAAGTCTTTCACTGACTCCTGTCTTTATaaaaaatccaaactggaagacATGGCAGAGAATCTCATCAGGAACTCCTTCTCCTGCCCTGTGTTATCCAAGGAGGGTAAGAGCAAGCACTACCACAGCACAGGGAGTCTCTACGATCAAGGTTACAGTAGCAAGGTGATGCAAGTCATTGAGCATTATGCCAGGAAAATAGTGGATGACACGCTGAAGATAAGCGTGGCTTCAGTTGGCCATTCATCACGGGAGCACCAAGACCAtgacagacacactcacacacagaggttGTCTGAGGGCCCAGTTCTGGTCCGGGCAATGGGGGAGAGGCCATGTTGTTGCTGTCAAGTCCAGGAGTGTCCATACTGCAGCAAGCACAGCAGGCACCACTACCAACCTGTGCTGCAGAGGAGGAAAAGGGGAGGAGACTGTCAAGCAAGAGTGCTCTCTAGTCTGGAGATTCCAAAAATCCACATCGACCTGGACCACAGGGTGGCATTTGCAGAGGAGATGGTGTCCATGGCAATGGATACAGCAAAGCGCGAGCTGAGCAACACCAGCCTTAATGCTGACAGCGGGATCGGCCATGATGGCACCAGCTACGCCGAGAGCCTCACTGCTGAGATCATGACATCAGCCCTGTCCAACATATGCCAGGCTGCCCTTACCAG TGCTTCGGGTAGGGAAACCACTGAGTCCACTGTATCCCAGCAGCTGAGTGTTGGAGATGACAGCCTGGGAAGCTGGTCTAACCTGAGCTTTGAAGATGAGCACCCAGATGATAACAGCAGCTTCCTCCACCTCAGCGACAG